The sequence CCAAGCGTGATGTGTGGCAAGAAGTTGTGGACGGTGTGCAGGAAATCAAAGCGGGCGGTGGCAAGCGGGTTGTGGTTGAGCCACGCTCCCCCATCGTGCGTGCGCGTGTGAAGTCCGGTCTCACCCAAGCCCAGTTCGCCGCTTTATTAGGAGTCTCGAAACGGACGCTCGAGCAGTGGGAGCAAGGTCGTCGAGAGCCAAGTGGGGCGGCAAAGACGCTCATTCGGGTCGCAGAGCTGCATCCTGAAGTGTTGCGCGACATCGCAGCATGACCAGCTCAATCCCAGCCCAACTGAACCGCTGTACCCGACTGCCGCTCATTTGCGGTTCGGGACGAACACGAAACGCCTTGTTTGGGCGGAGGCAGGTGACCGGACGG comes from Candidatus Methylomirabilis lanthanidiphila and encodes:
- the higA-2_3 gene encoding Antitoxin igA-2, with protein sequence MSKKLTGRALAQFEAKRDVWQEVVDGVQEIKAGGGKRVVVEPRSPIVRARVKSGLTQAQFAALLGVSKRTLEQWEQGRREPSGAAKTLIRVAELHPEVLRDIAA